The following are encoded together in the Brassica napus cultivar Da-Ae chromosome A9, Da-Ae, whole genome shotgun sequence genome:
- the LOC106444190 gene encoding CSC1-like protein At1g62320, protein MATLSDIGVAAAINILSALIFLLLFAILRIQPINDRVYFPKWYLKGLRSSPVTSGAFVTKIANFDFGSYLRFLNWIPAALKMPEAELIDHAGLDSAVYLRIYLIGLKIFVPIALLSWSVLVPVNWTSDGLQLAQLRNVTSSDIDKLSISNVEYGSDRFWAHLVMEYTFTFWTCYVLMNEYEKIASMRLAFLQSEKRRADQFTVLVRNVPPDSHESISENVEHFFMVNHPDHYLTNQVVYNANELAGLVEEKKKMQNWFDYYQLKYTRNKEHRPRVKLGFLGLWGKKVDAMDHYTAEIEKLSEQIMAERKRVKKDENGVIPAAFVSFKTRWGAAVCAQTQQTKNPTEWLTEWAPEAREVYWPNLATPYVSLTVRRFVMHVAFFVLTFFFIIPIAFVQSLASIEGIQKSAPFLDTIIEKKFIKSVIQGFLPGIVLKLFLIFLPMILMIMSKFEGFVSISSLERRAAFRYYLFNLVNVFLGSIITGSAFEQLDSFLKQSADQIPRTVGVAIPIKATFFITYIMVDGWAGVAGEILRLKPFVIFHLKNFFLVKTEKDREEAMDPGQIDFYATEPRIQLYFLLGLVYAPVTPVLLPFIIFFFGFAYIIFRHQIINVYNQEYESAAAYWPDVHGRIISALIISQILLIGLMSTKGKAQSTPFLVILPILTIGFHRFCKGRYESAFVVNPLQEAMIKDTLERAREPNLNLKGFLQNAYIHPVFKDEECEDDEYEELIEDSDDENCVVVPTKRQSRRTTATSSNPNGGSSQPLSCNQPDTSKVKPEP, encoded by the exons ATGGCGACTTTATCAGATATTGGAGTAGCGGCTGCAATAAACATTCTAAGTGCTTTGATATTCCTTTTGCTATTTGCAATCTTGAGGATCCAACCAATCAACGATAGGGTTTATTTCCCTAAATGGTACTTAAAAGGTCTTAGGAGCAGCCCGGTTACTTCGGGTGCTTTTGTAACCAAAATTGCGAATTTTGATTTCGGATCTTACCTACGGTTCTTAAACTGGATCCCCGCGGCGCTAAAGATGCCAGAAGCTGAACTTATTGATCATGCTGGTTTGGATTCTGCTGTCTACTTGAGGATTTACTTGATTGG ACTTAAGATCTTTGTTCCGATCGCATTACTTTCATGGTCAGTTCTGGTACCTGTCAACTGGACTAGTGATGGACTGCAGCTAGCACAACTACGTAATGTAACATCGAGCGATATCGATAAGCTTTCGATATCAAATGTCGAATATGGATCAGACAG GTTTTGGGCGCATCTTGTGATGGAATACACATTCACATTCTGGACTTGTTATGTTCTTATGAATGAATATGAGAAAATAGCTTCAATGCGGTTAGCATTTCTCCAATCCGAAAAGCGACGTGCTGATCAATTCACC GTTCTTGTTAGGAACGTACCACCAGACTCACACGAGTCAATTAGCGAAAATGTGGAGCATTTCTTTATGGTTAACCACCCGGATCATTATCTTACAAATCAG gtGGTTTACAATGCAAATGAATTGGCTGGCTtagtagaagagaagaagaaaatgcaaAACTGGTTTGATTACTACCAACTGAAGTATACAAGAAACAAGGAACACAGGCCAAGAGTAAag TTGGGGTTTCTTGGTCTATGGGGAAAGAAAGTAGATGCAATGGATCATTACACAGCTGAGATCGAGAAGCTAAGCGAGCAA ATAATGGCAGAAAGGAAGAGAGTAAAGAAAGACGAAAATGGTGTAATTCCAGCAGCTTTTGTCTCTTTTAAAACACGTTGGGGCGCTGCGGTTTGCGCACAGACCCAACAGACAAAGAATCCAACCGAGTGGTTAACTGAATGGGCTCCCGAGGCAAGAGAAGTGTATTGGCCAAACCTTGCCACGCCTTACGTGTCTCTCACGGTGAGGAGATTTGTAATGCACGTTGCCTTCTTCGTCctcactttcttcttcatcatcccaaTCGCATTTGTGCAATCCCTTGCGAGTATAGAAGGTATCCAAAAATCTGCTCCGTTCCTCGATACCATCATAGAAAA GAAGTTTATTAAATCGGTGATCCAAGGGTTTCTTCCCGGTATTGTCTTGAAGCTCTTTTTGATATTTCTGCCGATGATCTTGATGATCATGTCGAAATTCGAAGGGTTTGTTTCAATATCATCATTAGAGAGAAGAGCCGCTTTCAGATATTATCTATTCAACCTTGTGAATGTTTTCCTCGGTAGCATAATCACCGGATCTGCATTTGAACAGCTAGATTCTTTCCTTAAACAATCCGCTGATCA GATTCCACGGACGGTTGGGGTAGCCATTCCAATAAAGGCAACGTtctttataacatatataatggTTGATGGTTGGGCGGGTGTGGCTGGAGAGATTCTTAGGTTGAAACCGTTTGTCATTTTCCATTTGAAGAACTTCTTCTTGGTGAAAACtgaaaaagatagagaagaAGCAATGGATCCGGGACAGATTGATTTTTATGCAACGGAGCCTCGGATTCAACTCTACTTCCTCCTTGGCCTTGTCTATGCTCCGGTCACACCTGTTCTActtccattcatcatcttcttctttggttttgCTTACATCATCTTCCGTCATCAG ATCATAAATGTGTATAATCAAGAGTATGAGAGCGCGGCTGCGTACTGGCCGGACGTTCATGGACGTATAATATCAGCATTGATCATCTCTCAAATCCTTTTGATTGGATTAATGAGCACAAAAGGAAAAGCTCAGTCCACGCCTTTTCTTGTCATTCTACCCATTCTCACCATCGGTTTTCACCGGTTCTGCAAAGGCCGGTATGAATCTGCATTCGTCGTTAACCCTTTGCAG GAAGCTATGATTAAGGATACACTGGAACGTGCAAGAGAGCCCAACTTGAATCTTAAAGGGTTTCTTCAAAACGCATATATTCATCCAGTTTTTAAAGACGAAGAATGCGAAGATGACGAGTATGAGGAACTTATCGAGGATTCGGATGACGAAAATTGTGTAGTTGTACCTACCAAGCGTCAGTCTCGAAGAACCACCGCTACCAGCAGCAATCCGAACGGTGGTTCGTCACAACCCCTGTCTTGTAATCAACCTGACACTAGTAAAGTAAAACCGGAGCCTTGA
- the LOC106444189 gene encoding leucine-rich repeat receptor protein kinase HPCA1-like, which translates to MVLKMRSRIQVCMLLILTFCQICSVSALTNGLDASALQALKSEWTRFPENWKGSDPCGTNWVGITCNNNNHVISISLGNLNLEGKLSADISSLAELQILDLTSNSKLSGSLPSNIGNLRKLTTLNLMECGFSGEIPESIGSLEQLITLSLNSNKFSGTIPASIGRLSKLNWFDIADNQIEGTIPVSNGTSSPGLDMLLETKHFHFGNNKLSGDIPEKLFSSNMTLIHVLFDGNQFTGKIPNSLGLVKTLTVLRLDRNKLTGDIPSSLNNLTDLNELYLADNRLTGSLPNLTSLASLYTLDVSNNQLTFSLIPSWISTLGSLSTLRMEGIQLEGPIPILLFAPTLLQTVVLKRNQLNSTLDFGTNYSKQLELVDLQNNEITIYKPAANKGIQVILADNPVCQEAGNQQSDFCRTIQHNTDFSVPQINCSPCGQGREPSPACRCVYPITGKLIFRSPSFSGFSNNTNFIMLHQGIADFFRDPSYQVDSVAIRNFRETATGHQLLVDLLLFPLNKESFNQTEMNSAISAFSTHTYDPPAIFGPYIFRADQYRPFSGGSISTNTGIIIGAVVGAVVLVLLLTIAGIYRLRQKKRAEKATGQNNPFAKWNKSTSSVDAPQLMGAKAFTFEELRKCTDNFSPANDVGGGGYGKVYKGILPSGKLLAIKRAQQGSSQGELEFKTEIELLSRVHHKNVVKLLGFCFDRNEQMLVYEYIPNGSLTDSLSGKNGIRLDWTRRLKIALGSSRGLAYLHELADPPIIHRDIKSNNILLDESLNAKVADFGLSKLVGDPEKNHVTTQVKGTMGYLDPEYYMTNQLTEKSDVYGFGVVMLELLTGKSPIEGGKYVVREVKAKMDKSMNLYDLQELVDTTIIANSGNLNGFEKYVDLALRCVDGEGVKRPSMGEVVKEIENIMQLAGLNPNIDSATNSRTYEEASKGSGDPYGNEIQ; encoded by the exons ATGGTTCTGAAGATGCGTTCAAGAATTCAAGTCTGCATGCTCCTGATTTTGACTTTTTGCCAAATTTGTTCTGTTTCAGCGCTAACAAATGGTTTAGACG CTTCTGCTTTACAAGCCTTGAAGAGTGAATGGACCAGGTTTCCTGAGAATTGGAAAGGTTCTGATCCTTGTGGAACCAATTGGGTTGGAATTACATGTAACAATAACAACCACGTTATTTCAAT ATCATTAGGCAACCTTAACTTGGAAGGAAAGCTTTCTGCCGATATTTCTTCGTTGGCTGAACTGCAGATCTT GGATTTGACATCTAATTCTAAATTGTCTGGATCGCTTCCATCAAATATTGGTAACCTCAGGAAGTTGACTACCTT GAACCTTATGGAATGCGGTTTCAGTGGTGAAATCCCCGAGTCCATAGGATCTCTAGAACAACTTATAACTCT ATCCCTGAACTCAAATAAATTTAGTGGAACAATTCCAGCTTCCATTGGACGATTATCTAAACTAAATTGGTTTGATATAGCTGACAATCAGATCGAAGGAACTATTCCAGTTTCTAATGGGACTTCTTCACCAGGACTGGACATGCTTCTTGAAACTAAGCATTT TCACTTTGGAAATAACAAGCTTTCTGGGGATATCCCAGAAAAGCTTTTCTCCTCGAACATGACTTTAATACATGT GCTATTCGATGGAAACCAGTTCACAGGAAAAATCCCGAACAGCCTCGGCCTCGTTAAAACGTTGACAGTGTT ACGCCTTGATAGGAATAAACTAACAGGAGATATTCCTTCAAGTCTAAATAATCTCACAGATCTGAATGAACT GTACTTGGCTGACAACAGACTTACAGGTAGCCTTCCAAATTTAACAAGCTTGGCCAGTCTCTACACATT AGATGTGAGCAATAACCAATTAACATTCTCACTCATTCCATCATGGATCTCTACATTAGGCTCCCTGTCAACATT AAGGATGGAAGGGATCCAACTCGAAGGTCCAATACCAATCTTGCTCTTTGCCCCTACTCTATTGCAGACTGT TGTATTAAAGCGCAATCAGTTAAATTCAACATTGGATTTTGGTACCAACTATAGCAAACAATTAGAGCTTGTGGATTTACAAAACAATGAAATAACTATTTATAAACCAGCAGCTAATAAAGGCATCCAAGTAAT ATTGGCAGATAATCCAGTGTGCCAAGAAGCAGGGAACCAACAGAGTGACTTCTGCAGAACAATCCAACATAATACTGATTTTTCTGTTCCACAAATAAACTGTTCACCATGTGGTCAAGGCAGGGAACCGAGTCCAGCGTGCCGCTGTGTGTATCCAATCACAGGAAAACTCATCTTCAGGTCTCCTTCCTTCTCAGGTTTTTCCAATAACACCAACTTCATAATGCTCCATCAGGGGATAGCAGATTTCTTTAGGGACCCCAGTTATCAAGTGGACTCCGTCGCCATCAGAAACTTTAGAGAGACTGCAACTGGTCATCAGCTTCTAGTAGACCTCTTGTTATTTCCATTGAACAAGGAGAGTTTTAATCAGACAGAAATGAATAGTGCTATTTCTGCGTTTAGCACTCATACATATGACCCTCCTGCAATATTTGGGCCTTACATTTTCAGAGCTGATCAGTACCGTCCGTTTTCTG GAGGTTCCATTTCAACAAACACTGGCATTATCATCGGAGCAGTAGTTGGTGCCGTGGTTCTTGTACTGTTGTTAACTATAGCTGGGATTTACCGTCTTAGGCAGAAGAAGAGAGCAGAGAAAGCCACTGGTCAAAATAATCCTTTTG CCAAATGGAATAAGAGTACAAGCAGTGTTGATGCTCCGCAGCTAATGGGAGCAAAAGCATTTACTTTTGAAGAGTTGAGGAAATGCACGGACAATTTCTCACCGGCAAATGATGTTGGAGGTGGAGGTTATGGCAAG GTGTACAAAGGGATTCTTCCCTCTGGAAAACTCCTAGCAATCAAAAGAGCGCAACAAGGATCTTCACAAGGGGAGTTAGAATTTAAAACTGAGATTGAGCTTCTTTCAAGGGTCCATCATAAGAATGTTGTCAAGCTCTTAGGCTTTTGTTTTGATCGAAATGAACAAATGCTTGTATACGAGTACATTCCAAATGGCTCTCTTACAGACAGTCTATCAG GCAAGAATGGTATTAGACTTGACTGGACAAGAAGGCTCAAAATAGCACTTGGGTCTAGCAGGGGTTTGGCTTATCTTCATGAGCTTGCTGATCCACCAATTATACACAGAGAcatcaaatcaaataatatacTACTTGATGAAAGTCTAAATGCAAAGGTTGCCGACTTTGGCCTCTCAAAACTTGTGGGAGACCCTGAGAAAAATCATGTGACAACACAAGTGAAAGGAACTATG GGCTATCTGGATCCTGAGTACTACATGACGAATCAATTGACTGAGAAGAGCGATGTGTATGGGTTTGGTGTGGTGATGCTTGAGCTATTAACTGGTAAAAGTCCGATAGAGGGTGGAAAATATGTGGTGAGAGAGGTGAAGGCAAAAATGGATAAATCAATGAACTTGTATGACCTGCAAGAATTGGTGGACACGACTATCATTGCAAACAGTGGAAATCTAAACGGGTTTGAGAAGTATGTGGATCTTGCTTTGAGATGTGTGGATGGGGAAGGAGTGAAGAGACCATCCATGGGTGAGGTTGTCAAAGAGATTGAGAACATTATGCAGCTTGCGGGATTAAACCCTAATATTGATTCAGCGACTAATTCGAGAACGTACGAGGAAGCAAGCAAAGGATCTGGTGATCCTTATGGCAATGAAATCCAATGa